In Fundulus heteroclitus isolate FHET01 chromosome 18, MU-UCD_Fhet_4.1, whole genome shotgun sequence, a single genomic region encodes these proteins:
- the LOC105918839 gene encoding odorant receptor 131-2-like yields MASNNSLVEQSYSRGINYKVILVQVLVCVFIFINLFLITTFFLKDYFHTTMRYILFIVTLFSDSLFLILTDMLLILSYFGFTVQMWLCFLIYIVLSLCTFVTPLTLTAMVLERYVAICMPMRHAELCTTRSTFHLILTIHCVSAIPCVVVISIFSASSTLAFYTSRRICSVEMFILHKWQGHLRSAISQFYFLMMCIIIVFSYVKIMKVAKAASGENKKSTWKGLRTVILHSFQLTLCLIQLWCPFIEAAVLQIDYMLFINVRYFNYITFILAPRCLSPLIYGLRDDLFFQAVRYYALCGLYKKQQSC; encoded by the coding sequence ATGGCATCTAATAACTCACTTGTGGAGCAATCTTATTCCAGAGGTATAAATTACAAAGTAATTTTAGTCCAGGTTTTGGTAtgtgtttttatcttcattAACCTTTTTCTGattacaactttttttctgaaggaTTACTTTCATACAACGATGCGCTACATCTTGTTTATTGTCACGTTGTTTTCTGACAGCCTGTTTCTGATTTTGACAGATATGCTGCTCATTCTGAGCTACTTTGGTTTTACCGTACAAATGTGGCTGTGTTTTCTCATCTacattgttttgtctttgtgcaCGTTTGTCACACCGCTCACTCTCACAGCAATGGTGCTGGAGCGCTATGTGGCGATCTGCATGCCCATGCGACATGCAGAGCTGTGCACCACGCGCAGCACCTTCCACCTCATCCTCACCATTCACTGTGTCAGCGCAATTCCCTGTGTTGTTGTTATCTCTATATTTTCTGCATCCTCGACACTTGCCTTCTACACCTCACGCAGAATATGCTCTGTGGAGATGTTCATCTTGCACAAATGGCAGGGTCATCTGCGATCAGCTATAAGTCAATTTTACTTTCTTATGATGTGCATTATCATTGTTTTCTCCTATGTTAAGATAATGAAAGTGGCCAAAGCTGCATCAGGAGAGAATAAAAAATCAACATGGAAAGGCCTCAGAACggtgattcttcattctttccAGCTGACGCTCTGCCTCATCCAGCTGTGGTGTCCCTTCATTGAAGCTGCTGTGCTTCAGATTGATTACATGTTATTTATCAATGTCAGGTACTTTAATTACATAACTTTTATTCTAGCTCCAAGATGTCTGAGTCCGTTGATCTATGGTCTCAGGGatgatttgttttttcaggCTGTCAGGTACTATGCTCTCTGTGGGTTGTACAAGAAACAGCAGTCATGTTAA
- the LOC105918836 gene encoding odorant receptor 131-2-like has translation MTNNGSLDGGKSFSRPINDRVIFVQVLVAVLLSINFVLIATFFMKDTFYTNMRYILFANALFSDCINLIITDLLLIFIYFSVPLQTWSCLIFFIVSSLYNYVTPLTLTAMSLERYAAICMPLHHGELCTMSRALQGILTIHSIGFIPCLVTLIVFFSSTTFIFLKQYRICSVEVFMLYRWQDHLRSAISQFYFLIMCIIIAFSYVKIMKVAKAASGENKESTQKGLRTVILHAFQLLLCLIQLWTPFIEAAVLQIELNLYLNVRYFNYICFNLAPRSLSPLIYGLRDEAFVLALKRFVLCCPFIKKLKL, from the coding sequence ATGACTAACAACGGCTCTTTGGATGGCGGCAAATCCTTTAGTCGACCGATAAATGATAGAGTAATTTTTGTTCAAGTCTTGGTAGCagttcttctttctattaactTTGTGCTGATTGCAACCTTTTTTATGAAGGACACCTTCTACACAAACATGCGCTATATTTTGTTTGCCAACGCATTATTTTCTGATTGCATAAATTTAATAATCACAGATCTGTTGCTGATCTTCATCTATTTTTCTGTTCCTTTACAAACTTGGTCATGCCTCATCTTTTTCATTGTGTCATCTCTGTATAACTATGTCACTCCGCTGACTCTGACGGCAATGAGCCTGGAGCGCTATGCGGCTATTTGCATGCCACTACATCACGGGGAGCTGTGCACAATGAGCAGGGCCCTGCAGGGAATCCTCACTATTCACAGCATCGGCTTTATTCCCTGCCTTGTGActcttattgtatttttttcttcgaCCACCTTTATATTTCTTAAGCAATACCGAATCTGCTCTGTGGAGGTGTTCATGTTGTACAGATGGCAAGATCATTTAAGGTCTGCAATaagtcagttttatttcttgATCATGTGCATTATCATTGCTTTCTCCtatgttaaaataatgaaagtGGCCAAAGCTGCATCgggagagaacaaagagtcaACACAAAAAGGACTCCGAACGGTGATCCTTCATGCTTTTCAGCTGTTGCTTTGTCTTATCCAGTTGTGGACCCCATTCATTGAAGCTGCTGTGCTTCAAATTGAACTAAATTTATACTTGAATGTCAGATACTttaattacatttgttttaatcttGCTCCACGAAGCCTGAGTCCTCTTATCTATGGCCTTAGGGATGAAGCATTTGTACTTGCGCTGAAACGATTTGTGTTATGTTGTCCCTTCATAAAGAAGTTAAAACTTTGA
- the LOC105923576 gene encoding diablo homolog, mitochondrial isoform X2: MAALWRRSQIIRSSVELLSRINPALRKTHRWTRVVYPGVAAVAVGGGLCAVPFKQVENLSHDSLVRRAASLVTDSSSTFLSQVTLALIDSLTEYSKAVHTLIALQRQYLASLGKLSPAEEDAIWQVIIRQRAEVAYRQEEMKRFELTWVSSVRLCETAAEAAYISGAENPCVTIRTNIQLSQSQVEEAQKLSLDAEKKLAETKVMEVERMTQYATTLESSNDEEEMPEAYLRED; the protein is encoded by the exons ATGGCCGCGCTCTGGAGGAGATCGCAAATTATCAG GAGTTCTGTTGAGCTCCTGTCCAGGATAAACCCAGCTCTTCGGAAAACCCACAGATGGACACGCGTCGTGTACCCTGGCGTGGCGGCTGTAGCTGTCGGCGGTGGTCTGTGTGCTGTACCTTTTAAGCAG GTTGAAAACCTCTCTCATGACTCCCTGGTCAGACGAGCAGCCTCTCTGGTGACagacagctcaagcacttttcTCTCTCAGGTCACTTTGGCTCTGATTGATTCCCTCACTGAGTATTCAAAG GCTGTCCACACACTCATTGCCCTACAAAGGCAGTATTTAGCCTCTTTGGGAAAACTGAGTCCAGCAGAGGAAGATGCAATCTGGCAGGTGATCATTAGGCAACGTGCAGAG GTTGCCTACAGACAAGAGGAAATGAAGCGCTTTGAGTTGACCTGGGTCAGCTCAGTAAGGCTGTGTGAGACGGCGGCCGAGGCAGCGTACATATCAG GAGCTGAGAATCCGTGCGTCACGATCAGGACAAATATTCAGTTGTCCCAGTCGCAGGTTGAGGAGGCCCAGAAACTCTCACTGGATGCAGAAAAGAAGCTGGCAGAGACTAAAGTCATGGAGGTCGAAAGGATGACGCAATACGCTACCACCCTGGAGAGTAGCAATGATGAAGAGGAGATGCCTGAGGCCTATCTAAGAGAAGACTAA
- the LOC105923576 gene encoding diablo homolog, mitochondrial isoform X1, giving the protein MAALWRRSQIIRLIRSSVELLSRINPALRKTHRWTRVVYPGVAAVAVGGGLCAVPFKQVENLSHDSLVRRAASLVTDSSSTFLSQVTLALIDSLTEYSKAVHTLIALQRQYLASLGKLSPAEEDAIWQVIIRQRAEVAYRQEEMKRFELTWVSSVRLCETAAEAAYISGAENPCVTIRTNIQLSQSQVEEAQKLSLDAEKKLAETKVMEVERMTQYATTLESSNDEEEMPEAYLRED; this is encoded by the exons ATGGCCGCGCTCTGGAGGAGATCGCAAATTATCAGGTTGATCAG GAGTTCTGTTGAGCTCCTGTCCAGGATAAACCCAGCTCTTCGGAAAACCCACAGATGGACACGCGTCGTGTACCCTGGCGTGGCGGCTGTAGCTGTCGGCGGTGGTCTGTGTGCTGTACCTTTTAAGCAG GTTGAAAACCTCTCTCATGACTCCCTGGTCAGACGAGCAGCCTCTCTGGTGACagacagctcaagcacttttcTCTCTCAGGTCACTTTGGCTCTGATTGATTCCCTCACTGAGTATTCAAAG GCTGTCCACACACTCATTGCCCTACAAAGGCAGTATTTAGCCTCTTTGGGAAAACTGAGTCCAGCAGAGGAAGATGCAATCTGGCAGGTGATCATTAGGCAACGTGCAGAG GTTGCCTACAGACAAGAGGAAATGAAGCGCTTTGAGTTGACCTGGGTCAGCTCAGTAAGGCTGTGTGAGACGGCGGCCGAGGCAGCGTACATATCAG GAGCTGAGAATCCGTGCGTCACGATCAGGACAAATATTCAGTTGTCCCAGTCGCAGGTTGAGGAGGCCCAGAAACTCTCACTGGATGCAGAAAAGAAGCTGGCAGAGACTAAAGTCATGGAGGTCGAAAGGATGACGCAATACGCTACCACCCTGGAGAGTAGCAATGATGAAGAGGAGATGCCTGAGGCCTATCTAAGAGAAGACTAA